The window CCGACCAACGTTGCTCCGCCCCCGGAGTCAGCTCTCGTCGTCGAGCGACGCCGCCAAGCGAGCCGGGGCGACGATTCGATACGCCTCCTCGACGAGGTCCTCGACGTCAGCCCAGTCGACCGGCCCGTCGACGTAGACCCCTAGCCACCCGCGATGCCCGACGTACGGCGGCCGAAAGAACCGATCGGGATCTTCGGCGAGGCGCGACTCCTGCACACCGTCATGGGCGGCGCACCAGAAGGCGATCCGGTCGTCGTGATGCCGGTTCGCATACGTGACGAAGACCTTCTTGTCTCGCACGAACCAGGTCGGCTCCCCGTGGCTGAGCCGCTCGGTCGTCTCCGGAAGCGACAGGCAGATGCGTCGGAGGGCAGCGAGCGGATCATTCGACTTGGCGCGATGGTCCGCCACGTGCGTAGCCGCCTTCCTTCTCGCCGGTTGCGGGCTGCGCCGCCCTCACTCGCCTCACCAGGCGGCCGCCTGGTCGATCAGTTCGACGGTGACGGTGGGAAACCGGATATTGCAGGCTTCGGTCAGGGCGACGTGGGCGGTGCGGATCACGTCACGGAGGGCACCGGCGAAATCTGTGTGATAGAGGTTGTAAAGGCGGTCGACCGCGGCCTGGTCTATGACTTCGCTCAGGGCGACGTCGCCTGCGTGGGCGACGACTCTGGACTGCAGGACGCGGGAGAGTGCATCGGTAGAGGTCAGGGCGGGAATGTCGATGCGAGTCTCGAAGGTGGCGCGGAGGTCACCAGACAGTGTGTCATCGTCGAGGTAGGAGGACTGCATCGAGACGACCAACCCCGCCGGTCGTTCCCTCAGTTCGGGGAGGACTCTGGAGAAGAAGGCTTGGGCGGTGCGCTCGTGCTGGTCGTCGCCTCGGAACCATCGGTCTGTGTCATCGAACACAAGGACTGGCATCAGGTCGTCGCCCTGGATGAGTGTGAGGAGCTGGTCGACGACTTCGAGGCTGGCCTGTGCTGTGCGTGGCAGCTCCAGGGTCGGCGGGACTTGCTGGTCGATAGCCGCTTTGAGCTCTGCTCCCATCCAGGCTCCTCCGACCGTGAGGCGGTTGGTTCTTGTCGAGGGCTGGATGGAGCGTGTCGATGCGGCGCTTTTCAGCGCAGAGGTGCGGTCTCTTTCGGGGAGGTGGCTGTGATCGACAATGGTTTGGATGATGAGTCCGGCGACGCCTTGTACGTTGCCGGCGAGATCGGACGGCTCTCCTGAGACGGGCACCAGGATCGGGGCGACGCGTTCTGCGGTGGGGCCCAGGACGTGTTCGATGAGGCTGGACTTGCCGGATCCGGGCCGGCCGACAACGACGGTGCGCTCACCTCGGTCGGCGACCCCCCGAAGTCGGTCCTCGGGAGAATCGACGTCGGTGAGTTCGCCAAAGGGTACGTGATAGATGCCGAGGTCGTGGCGTAGGGGTGCGGCATCGAAGGCATGCGCCGCCTGGAGATCGAGCAGCACCTGGTTGCTCATGTCGCTGGCTCCTCGATCGACGTCTTGATGGCGTACATCTTGCGGGGCCGTCCCACTCCGCTCTTGTCGTTAGTGGCCACCACGAGCCCGTTCTCCTCGAGGTGGCGAAATACCTGTGTGGCTCGGGCTCGGCCGATTCCGAGATCCTCGAGGAGCTCAGGGTCCGAGGCGCTGGTCGGCCCGTTTGTGTGGAGGTGCCGTACGGCAGCCAGTTCCGAGATGCCAAGCGCTTCAGCGGCAGCGAACACGACGTCGGTGGCGGCCGTCTCCTCGGGTGTGCGTAGCGTGGCGTCCCGTGCTGCGGCGAGTAGGCGGCGCGGGTTCCCGCCGCCACGTTCGATGATCTCGGTGAGCTGGGCCCTGATCCGGTTGGCGGCATCGTCATCTGCTGGTGCTGCACCCCGAAGGCGGGTGCTGACCAAATGCCCGGCGGCGGTCTCGCCTAGTGGCTCGAGGGTGACTTCGGTGTCGAAGAACGCGTCAGCGGGCGGCTCGAGATAGTGGCTGCGGCGCGAGGTCTGACCGGCGACCACCCACCTGATGGGGACCTCCCACACTTCGTCTCGGTAGCGGCCGAAGAGACTGTGGACGAGGGCGGAGTCTCTCACATCATCGAGGAGCACCATCGACTTCTCGGACGACTCCTGAGCTTCGAGCAACGTGGCGCCGACAAAGCGAAGGTTCGCCAGCGGATCCGGATCACCTGCGAAGTGGAGGGTGCGAGGCTCGGTCTTCGGCATCCGCGGGCGACCCATCAAAGCGTCCATGTCCAGTTCACCAGGCTCTTCCGCCGTGTAACCCTGCCGACGCCCAAGCACGCCGATGCGGATCGCATCGAGCACCTCAGCTAGGCTCTCGGCTCTCACAGCAGACACGTAGAAGGCGGCCCGGCCCTGTTCGCGGAGACGGCGAAGATGCTGTTGCATCACTGAGGTGACTCCGCTCCCCCGCTCGCCGAGGAGAAGTACGTTGAAATCGAGCTTGGCGGCCTGTTCGAGACGCTCGAGCTCACTGTGTCGGTTGGTGAACAGCGCACGATCGGCGTCGGAGCCGGTGAGGGGTCGTTGACTAAGTTGCAGCATCGCTAACTAAGCTTACTGTAACTTTCGTTAACTGTCTAGCAGATCGGGTCCTGGTCAGGCTCTGCAACCATGGTGACGTGACCGCGTCTCCAAGGATGGCGCATGTCAAGGCCCACGCTGCCGAACTCATAGAGGTTGCCGCAAGCCTGGGAGCAACGAACGTGTGCCTCTGCGGCTCGGTCGCCCGCGGCGACGACAGGGTGTCGGATTCTGCAGTGGTCTGGAGCGTGACGTGCCCGAAATGACCGGGAGCGGCTGCGAGAGTGCCCTGTTCGTCCGAAGGGTCGACCTCGATGACGCGGTACAGAGGGATTGTGCTTGTCGACGCCGCGCCACCGGCGGCGGTGGCGGCGGACTGCCTTCACCGCTCGCCGGGTGCCCGACCGTCAGTGGTGACGATGGCTGTGGTGCAACCGCACGTCGATCCAAACGAGCCGGTGGTCGGATGCGCCGACGAGCGCGAACAGCGGATCGCTCATCAGCGGCCAGAACACCGCCGCGGCGGCGATCTTCATGTTCCGCCGTGGCAGCACGTAATCCGCTCGCAGGTTTCCCGGCGCGGTATCCGAGAAGTCGGCGGTGTCGAATGCCGGGTCGCTCAGATGCGTCAGGTTCGCCCCACCCTGCAGTGCCGACTGCTCGGGCCCTCCAGGGCTCGACGGGGTCACCTTGGTGTTGATGAGTGGATGCTCGATGAGCAGCTGCGCCGAACCGGGGATGCTGTCGCCATCGAGCGGATCCGAGTTCTGGTCCCCGGCGATCACGAACAGTGCGCCGGGACGCAAGCCGCCCCTCCTGCCTGCGTCGTCGTAGATGTACCGGCCTCTGTGGGGACTCACGTAGTCGGCCCAGAACCGGATCTCGTCGTGGTTGCGCTTGCCGTTGAAGTCGACACCCTCCGGGAACGTCGGAGGGTCGTCGAAGACGGGAGGCGTCGGATGGCTCACGAGAAAGTGCACGGTCTTCCCGCCGATTCTGATGGGCAGGTCCCAGTGGCTCTTCGATGAGAGCCGGAACGAATCGAGCTCGGGGCCCGGCGTGTACCAGTCCCCCGGAGCTGCGGTCCCCGGGTCGTCGGGCAGCAGTGCTCCGGGCATGTCCTTCCACTTGAAGAGCTGGAACGTCCTCGCCTCGAGATGGTCGATGGGGTACTTCGAGAGCACCGCCATGCCGAACTGGCCGGGGAAGAAGCCGAAGCCGTACGAGTCCCCAGGGACGAAGTCGCCCGCCGCCCCACTGTTGTCATAGTCGAAACCGGAGAACACCCCGGTGTTCGACGGGGCGATGAAGCTGTAGCGGTACCGGATGGGCGCCGCGGTGCCGTGCGCCACCTCCAGGTAGTTCTCCTGGAAGAGCTCGAGGGCGGCCGGATCGAAGTCGAACTCGTTGACGAGCACCACGTCGGGACGGGCCCGCTGAATGATCTCTGCGACCGCGTCCGGCTGCGGGCTCCCCGGCGTCGCAAGCTCGGCCGCCAGTGCCCCTGCCGCGCCCCGGTTGAGAGAGGCGTTGTAGGTCGCAAACCGAACGGTGGGACCGGAATGGCCTCTGGAGCGCCCCGCGATGGCTGCGGGAGCCTGCACGAGCATGGCGGCCAGCAGCGATGTCACCGCCAGCACGATCCACACTCTCCTGCTTCTCGTCACCATCATCTCCTCCTCGTCATGCACCGCGCACACCGTCACCCTATCGAACGACGTTGAACGGCGGCATAAGCCGACGTGAACGAATCGTGATGTCGCCGAGCTACCCGAGCACGTCGTCGCTGCGGGTGTCCCTCGTGACCCGGACCCAGCGACGGCAACCGAAGAGATGGAACCAAGCCTCCGTCACGGGGCCCTCCACGTTGCCGTGCATGAAGGCCCGGTCGAGATCGCGCTCGAGTGGGTCGGTGATGGTGTCCGGCACGTCGAAGATCTCGCCGTAGAGGTACTCCTCGATAGGACGCTCTCCGCAATGGTCACACGGGATGCGAATGCTCATCAGTGGGTCCCCGCCGAGCCCCGATCCGCCATGGTCCTGTCGGCTGCGAAGCGGTCGAGTGCAAACGGTGCGATCAGCTCTGGCACTGCACCGGTTGCGATGAGCTTCGCCAGCTGCTCGCCTCCCGCCGGGATCGCCTTGAAGCCCCACGTGCCCCACCCCGTCGTGACGAGGAAACCGTCGACCCCGGTTCGGCCCATGATCGGCGAGTAGTCGGGCGACATGTCGCAGATCCCCGTCCATTGCCGGAGGACCCGCAGGTCCCGCAGGAACGGCAGGAGCACCATCGCCCGGTGGGCGCACGAGCTCAGGAAGTGGTGGCCCGACCGGTACGAGTAGCTCGGCTGCCTGTCTATCTCGGCGCCGATCAGCATCTCTCCCCTCGCCGTCTGCGAGGCGTAGAAGAGCAAGTCGGTCGAGGCGACGATCGGGTCGAAGCTCCTCGCGTAGTGGTTCGTGACGAACGCCTGCAGTGGATGGCTCCTGATGGGGAGGCGGATCCCCGCCATGGCAGCGAGCCCCGAGACGTGGCCGCCGACCGCGGAGACCACCGTGCCGGCCGCGATGCTCCCCCGGTTCGTCTCCACGCCGACGACCCTGCCTGCGGCCACCTGCAGGCCCGTGACTTCGATGCGCTGGATGACGTGGACCCCATGGTTGATGGCGCCCTCGGCGAGTGCCCACACCACCCGGTCGTGGCGGGCGGTTGCCCCCTTGACGTGATACGACCCTCCGATCACGGGGTACTTCCCCCCTCCCGCCTTCAGGTCCACCTCAGGGGCGATGCGGGCGATGTCGCCAGGCTCCACGAAGTGGGTCTCGGCGCCGAAAGCCCTGTTGACCGCCGCTCTGGCGCGCTCGGCTCGCAGGCCCGCCTCGGTGTGGACGAGCCACAGCAGACCCTTCGTCGAGTGCATCAGCCAGCGCCCGGTCTCCTGCTCGAGTGAGGCGTACAGGTCGAGGCTGTGCTGGTAGAAGGCGACGGCTTCGGGAATCCCGTAGTTGGCCCGGATGACCGTCGTGTTCCGGCCGCTGTTGCCGCCGCCGATGTAGCTGCGCTCCAGAACGGCGATGTTGGATATGCCGTGCCTCGTCGCCAGGTAATAGGCGGTGGCCAGCCCGTGTCCGCCACCCCCGATGATGACTACGTCGTACACCGGCCTCGGGTCGTGCCACGTGAGCGCCACCTTCGCCTCGATGAACTCGTTCACGCCAGCCGCTCCTCGGCGTCGGCCGCCATCGTCGCCGGGAAGACGACGAGGACCCGGTCGTGCTCGAGCCAGAGCTTCGTCGCGATGCCGGCGACCATGCCTTGAGCGAAGGCGGGGCGCTCGGTCGGCAGCTCCCAGGAGCACTCCCGCTCGAGCCACGACTCGGCGTCACGGACCGCGAGCCAAATGCCGCTGAGAGACGCCTCGACCGTGACGATTGCGGAGGCGTCATCGAGCTCGACACCCGAGGCGCCGACGGCGTACGCCTCGTCTGCGGCTATCCGCAGAACCGCCACAGCACCCTCGAACCGGGCGGCGTCGAGGGCGGCCGGTTCAGCGACGACCCTGATCCCCGCCAGGCGCTCAACCCCTGGCACGAGCACCCTCCGGGTCGTAGAAAGGAAGCGAGGCCCGCCTCGCCGGGCGTCCATCGATCGTGACGGCGTCCGGCAGGGCACCGTCGAACAGTCGAAGCCATCCGAGCATCACCGCTCTGCCGAGGACCGGCGAGGCCGTGCTCGACGTCACGTACCCGGCATAGGCGTCGCCGACGCGGATCACGGCTCCCTCGAGCGGTGCTTCGCCGTCCATCTCGAAGCCGACGAGCTGCTTGTCGAGCGGGATGGCGTCCGTCCGCAACACGGCCTGCTTGCCGATGAAATCCGGCTTGTCCGTCTTGACGGCCCACGGCAGCCCGAGGCGACGCGGCGTCGAGTCGAAGTCGGTGTCTTGGCCCACGATGACGTGGCCCTTCTCGAGCCGGAGCCGCAGCAACGCGGCGACACCGTGCGGAGCGATGCCGAGCCCCCGTCCCAAGCCGAGCAGCGCTCGCCACAGCTCGGCTGAGCGCTCCGCAGGATGATGCAGCTCGTACGAGAGCTCACCCGTGAAGCTGAGGCGGAAGATGCGGCACGGCACTCCCGCCACCTCGGCGGCGGCGTGCCGCATGTAGCCGGGCGGCTCGGCGACGCCGGCGAGTGCGAGCAGGTCACGCGCCCCGGGACCGGTCACGTTGACGGCGCCCAGGCTCGTCGTGGTGTTCATGATCCGGACGTCGAGGCCCCAGGACGCCGCCCAATCACGGACCCACATCTCGGCCCACGTCGATCCTCCGGACGTGAACGTCAATATGAACCTGGTCTCGTCCTCCCGGCAGACGAGCCCGTCGTCCGCGACGTAGCCCCGCTCGTTGAGCATGAGGACGTATCGAGCGCGCCCCGGGGCAAGGTCGGCGACCCTGGTCGGGTACAAGCGCTCTACGAGCTCGGCGGCGCCCGGTCCGGTAACGATCATCTTGCCGAGCGTGCTGACGTCGCCCACGGACACGGCATGGCGCACTGCGTGGTACTCGGCGTCGACATCGCCGTAGTGCCACGGGCGCCACCAGCCGCCCACCCTGTCCATGTGGGCGCCGAGCGCTCGGTGCTCGGCGTCGAGCGCGGTGCGCGGCACGGCGGGGAGGTGCCACCCCGCCGACACCTCCCCGAAGGTCACTTGGCGGGTCACCGGCCTGGCCGTGAATGGTGGCGGCAGCTCGGCGCCGCGATCGGCCAGGAAGCTGCGGAGGTGCGGGAGGCAGGCGGCGCCCTGGCAGGTTCCCGTCCCGGCGAGCGTCGCTCGCTTGACGAGCTCCATCTCGCGAAACCCGCGCTGCCAAACGGAATCGAGGTCGTCGACCGTCACTCCGGCACACGGACACACCAATCCGGCACGCGGGCACGGCGGGATCGTCGCCTCCTCGGCGGCCTCGCCGACGAGACGAACGTCGAGGTCACGGGCCATGCGGAACAAAGCGTCGCGCGGCTGGAGCCCGAGCCCGACAGCCGCCGTGTCGCACTCGTGGCTCACCTCGGTGCCGTCCGGACGGCGAACCACGACGGCGGTCACCCTCCCTGCCTCGCCCTCGAAGCGGACGAGCTCGCCGTCGTCGACGGCGGCGGCGACGCCGGCGGGGGGTGATCCGACGGCGAAGACCCTGCCCATCTCGATCTGGCGGGTCGCCATGCGCTCGGCGGCGCGCCCGGTGACGATGCCGGCCAGGTCGCTCCCCGGACACACCGGCTGGATCTCCGCGGCACCGGCGGCCACCACGACGGACCGGCAATGCACGTTCAGCATGCCGCGTGGAGTGCGGGCGACGACCATCGGTCCGGCATAGATCCCGATGACCTCCTCACCGGCAGCGGCGTCGAGCACCGCAACTCGCCGACCGGCCGCACTCGCCTCGGCGGCCGCCGCCCTCCCCGACTCGCCGGCTCCCACCACCACGACGTCGACGTGCCGGTTCGTCGCCGAGGCGGCGTGGGAGTCGACGCCGGGAGGCAGCGGAGGATCTCCCTCGACCGGATGCCTCGACACGACGATCCCCTCCTCGGCAGGTGTCTGGCACGTCCGCACGTACGAGACCCCTTCGACCGTTGCGACACAGTGCGGGCAGTCGCCGCCGAAACACAGGCATCCCCCGGCCATCGGCAGCTCCCCGGCGCGCAGCATGGCGTCGAGGAGCGTGTCACCCTCCATGAACGCCACGGATCGCCCGTCGAGCGTGAAGGCCCGCTGGGTCACTGGAAGGCCGCCGGGTCGATCTGACCCCTCCGGCGCTCCATGTAGTCGCCCAACTCCTCGTCGATCGCCTCGTCGAGCGGAGGCGGCTCGTACCGGCCGAAGGCCTCGGCGAGCGCACCCGAGGCGCGAGTGGTGGCGTCCAGGCCCCCCTTGAGGCTCCAGGTCTCGAACGACTCGGCGTCGAAGAGGGGTGTCCTGTGAAAGGCGGTCCGGAACCGGCTGAACGTATGCTCCGTCCCCAGGTGGTGGCCGCCAGGGGGGACGGCGAGGATCGAGTCCATCGCCCATTCGTCCTCGTCCCAGTCGATGCCGGCGGCGAGGCGCTGGAGCACGCCGAGGAGCTCGCAGTCGAGCATGAACTTGGCGTAGCCGGTCGTGAGCCCGTTCTCGAGCCAGCCCGCCGCGTGGAGGACATAGTTCGGCCCGCACAGCATCGACGGCAGCATCGACATGGCCCCCTCGTACCCCGCCTGAGAGTCTGCGATCTTCGAGCTGACGTAGGTGCCGGCCGCCCTGAACGGGAGTCGGTAACGCCTCGCCAGCTGGGCGAGGACGAACTGGGCCAGAGTGCTCTCGGCAGCCCCGAACACAGGCGAGCCGCTCTGCAGGTCGATGACGGCGAGAAACGGCCCGAAGATCGACGGCGCCCCCTTGCGGACCATCTGTGTGAAGGCGATGCCGGCGAGGGCCTCGGCATTCGCTTGGGCGACCGTCCCGAGGATCGTCGCCGGTCCCATCGCTCCGGCGAGGATGAACGGGGTCATCATCACGATCTGGTTGGCCCCGGCGTACGCCTTGAGCGTCCCGAGCATGCGGCCGTCGAGCCGCCTCGGGCTCGACACGTTGACCGTGCAGTGCATGACGTGGGTGGTCTCCATGGCGGCAGAGCCGAACAGGATCCGGGCCATCTCGAGGCTGTCCTCGGCTGCAAGGCCGATCGGGTAGTGCCCCATGATCGGCATGTCCCCGTGCTTGATGTGGGCATATGTGATGTCGAGCGCCCGTTCGTGGAACGGGACGTCGTTCGGCACGACGATCTCCGTGCCTTGAGAATGCAGGTACGGCGAGACCATCGTCAGCTTGATGAAGTTGACCAGGTCATCGAGGGTCGCCTGTCTCCTCCCGTCCACCGGGTCGAGCACGAACGGCGGTCCTGCCGCAGGCGCGAAAGCGATGTGGTCTCCGCCGATGACGATGCTCTTGACCGGGTTCCTGGCCGTGTGCATGAACTCGGCAGGGGCATGGGAGACGTACTCCTC is drawn from Acidimicrobiia bacterium and contains these coding sequences:
- a CDS encoding trimethylamine methyltransferase family protein, giving the protein MTEGRRSGRMKRLAGRAEAIGEWIAQPRMRIPYYDLVGPEQLDLVHDMSMRILEEAGLAFYDDESLSILREHGAAVGDDSVVRFDRGLIEEYVSHAPAEFMHTARNPVKSIVIGGDHIAFAPAAGPPFVLDPVDGRRQATLDDLVNFIKLTMVSPYLHSQGTEIVVPNDVPFHERALDITYAHIKHGDMPIMGHYPIGLAAEDSLEMARILFGSAAMETTHVMHCTVNVSSPRRLDGRMLGTLKAYAGANQIVMMTPFILAGAMGPATILGTVAQANAEALAGIAFTQMVRKGAPSIFGPFLAVIDLQSGSPVFGAAESTLAQFVLAQLARRYRLPFRAAGTYVSSKIADSQAGYEGAMSMLPSMLCGPNYVLHAAGWLENGLTTGYAKFMLDCELLGVLQRLAAGIDWDEDEWAMDSILAVPPGGHHLGTEHTFSRFRTAFHRTPLFDAESFETWSLKGGLDATTRASGALAEAFGRYEPPPLDEAIDEELGDYMERRRGQIDPAAFQ
- a CDS encoding FAD-dependent oxidoreductase produces the protein MNEFIEAKVALTWHDPRPVYDVVIIGGGGHGLATAYYLATRHGISNIAVLERSYIGGGNSGRNTTVIRANYGIPEAVAFYQHSLDLYASLEQETGRWLMHSTKGLLWLVHTEAGLRAERARAAVNRAFGAETHFVEPGDIARIAPEVDLKAGGGKYPVIGGSYHVKGATARHDRVVWALAEGAINHGVHVIQRIEVTGLQVAAGRVVGVETNRGSIAAGTVVSAVGGHVSGLAAMAGIRLPIRSHPLQAFVTNHYARSFDPIVASTDLLFYASQTARGEMLIGAEIDRQPSYSYRSGHHFLSSCAHRAMVLLPFLRDLRVLRQWTGICDMSPDYSPIMGRTGVDGFLVTTGWGTWGFKAIPAGGEQLAKLIATGAVPELIAPFALDRFAADRTMADRGSAGTH
- a CDS encoding 2Fe-2S iron-sulfur cluster-binding protein, yielding MTQRAFTLDGRSVAFMEGDTLLDAMLRAGELPMAGGCLCFGGDCPHCVATVEGVSYVRTCQTPAEEGIVVSRHPVEGDPPLPPGVDSHAASATNRHVDVVVVGAGESGRAAAAEASAAGRRVAVLDAAAGEEVIGIYAGPMVVARTPRGMLNVHCRSVVVAAGAAEIQPVCPGSDLAGIVTGRAAERMATRQIEMGRVFAVGSPPAGVAAAVDDGELVRFEGEAGRVTAVVVRRPDGTEVSHECDTAAVGLGLQPRDALFRMARDLDVRLVGEAAEEATIPPCPRAGLVCPCAGVTVDDLDSVWQRGFREMELVKRATLAGTGTCQGAACLPHLRSFLADRGAELPPPFTARPVTRQVTFGEVSAGWHLPAVPRTALDAEHRALGAHMDRVGGWWRPWHYGDVDAEYHAVRHAVSVGDVSTLGKMIVTGPGAAELVERLYPTRVADLAPGRARYVLMLNERGYVADDGLVCREDETRFILTFTSGGSTWAEMWVRDWAASWGLDVRIMNTTTSLGAVNVTGPGARDLLALAGVAEPPGYMRHAAAEVAGVPCRIFRLSFTGELSYELHHPAERSAELWRALLGLGRGLGIAPHGVAALLRLRLEKGHVIVGQDTDFDSTPRRLGLPWAVKTDKPDFIGKQAVLRTDAIPLDKQLVGFEMDGEAPLEGAVIRVGDAYAGYVTSSTASPVLGRAVMLGWLRLFDGALPDAVTIDGRPARRASLPFYDPEGARARG
- a CDS encoding MmcQ/YjbR family DNA-binding protein, producing MADHRAKSNDPLAALRRICLSLPETTERLSHGEPTWFVRDKKVFVTYANRHHDDRIAFWCAAHDGVQESRLAEDPDRFFRPPYVGHRGWLGVYVDGPVDWADVEDLVEEAYRIVAPARLAASLDDES
- a CDS encoding endonuclease/exonuclease/phosphatase family protein is translated as MLVQAPAAIAGRSRGHSGPTVRFATYNASLNRGAAGALAAELATPGSPQPDAVAEIIQRARPDVVLVNEFDFDPAALELFQENYLEVAHGTAAPIRYRYSFIAPSNTGVFSGFDYDNSGAAGDFVPGDSYGFGFFPGQFGMAVLSKYPIDHLEARTFQLFKWKDMPGALLPDDPGTAAPGDWYTPGPELDSFRLSSKSHWDLPIRIGGKTVHFLVSHPTPPVFDDPPTFPEGVDFNGKRNHDEIRFWADYVSPHRGRYIYDDAGRRGGLRPGALFVIAGDQNSDPLDGDSIPGSAQLLIEHPLINTKVTPSSPGGPEQSALQGGANLTHLSDPAFDTADFSDTAPGNLRADYVLPRRNMKIAAAAVFWPLMSDPLFALVGASDHRLVWIDVRLHHSHRHH
- a CDS encoding sarcosine oxidase subunit delta, which produces MSIRIPCDHCGERPIEEYLYGEIFDVPDTITDPLERDLDRAFMHGNVEGPVTEAWFHLFGCRRWVRVTRDTRSDDVLG